The following are encoded in a window of Sphaerisporangium siamense genomic DNA:
- a CDS encoding helix-turn-helix domain-containing protein yields MPADAISVISRATTEDIAPAERVHFWEEYNRKALVGLSCRSYSDKGLLATQTNLRVGGVRLAHITGNAHVVERTPHLARSVPNDSVFASLLVKGDAVFYHQDGCLAAGTGDLVVYDTRNPYLFGFSSSMKQFLVDIPGELFAETCVPGGVPVPMLFGRASAREGALVSALGSLLGGLVGPRQGGDDPGELQHAVIGLIRLLTLQRYGGPMSSLTQRIIAEEHIERHLHDPKLDAAVVAAVLGISVRQLSRVFEAAGTSPARYILERRLRRVYAELSRPGTRDTTIADVAYRWGFSSQAHFARVFRARFGHTPSEVRSAASSAETVPCSPASADAVSS; encoded by the coding sequence ATGCCCGCCGACGCCATCTCCGTGATCTCCCGGGCCACGACAGAGGACATCGCGCCCGCCGAGCGCGTCCACTTCTGGGAAGAGTACAACCGGAAGGCGCTGGTGGGCCTGTCCTGCCGGTCCTACTCCGACAAGGGGCTGCTGGCCACGCAGACGAACCTGCGCGTCGGCGGTGTGCGGCTCGCGCACATCACGGGGAACGCGCACGTCGTCGAGCGCACGCCGCACCTCGCGCGGTCCGTCCCCAACGACTCGGTGTTCGCCAGCCTGCTGGTCAAGGGCGACGCCGTCTTCTACCACCAGGACGGCTGCCTGGCGGCCGGCACCGGCGACCTGGTGGTGTACGACACGCGCAACCCGTACCTGTTCGGGTTCTCCTCCTCCATGAAGCAGTTCCTGGTGGACATCCCCGGCGAGCTGTTCGCCGAGACGTGCGTGCCCGGCGGCGTCCCCGTGCCCATGCTGTTCGGCCGGGCGTCGGCCCGCGAGGGCGCGCTCGTGTCGGCGCTCGGCTCGCTCCTCGGCGGCCTGGTCGGGCCGCGGCAGGGCGGCGACGACCCCGGCGAGTTGCAGCACGCCGTGATCGGGCTGATCCGGCTGCTCACGTTGCAGCGGTACGGCGGCCCCATGTCGTCGCTGACCCAGCGCATCATCGCCGAGGAGCACATCGAGCGGCACCTGCACGACCCCAAGCTGGACGCCGCCGTGGTCGCCGCCGTCCTCGGGATCTCGGTACGGCAGCTCTCCCGCGTCTTCGAGGCCGCCGGCACCAGTCCCGCCCGTTACATCCTGGAGCGGCGGCTGCGCCGGGTGTACGCGGAGCTGAGCCGTCCCGGCACCCGCGACACGACGATCGCCGACGTCGCCTACCGTTGGGGCTTCTCCAGCCAGGCCCATTTCGCCCGGGTGTTCCGCGCCCGCTTCGGCCACACTCCCAGCGAGGTCCGTTCGGCCGCCTCCTCCGCTGAAACGGTTCCCTGTTCTCCGGCCTCCGCCGACGCGGTTTCCTCGTAG
- a CDS encoding SDR family NAD(P)-dependent oxidoreductase, translating to MTFQDGLFAGRTAFVTGGTSGIGAATATLLAELGADVVALGLAPRVAAELPAHPRVRVAEHDVLDRDGLARLVGAETRLDVLVNCAGVSHDRDEYDLGRWQRVIDINLTATMVACEAARPALAAGGGEIVNVSSMFAFFGSKDRPAYSASKGGISQLTRSLAAEYAPEGIRVNAVAPGFVETQLARGLLDDAEAAAEVLARIPLGRYGSPRDVATTIAFLCSPAAAYVTGAILTVDGGYLSV from the coding sequence ATGACCTTCCAGGACGGCCTGTTCGCCGGCCGTACCGCGTTCGTCACCGGAGGGACCTCGGGCATCGGCGCCGCGACCGCCACGCTCCTCGCCGAGCTGGGCGCGGACGTGGTGGCTCTCGGCCTCGCCCCCCGGGTCGCGGCCGAGCTGCCGGCCCATCCCCGCGTGCGCGTCGCCGAGCACGACGTCCTGGACCGGGACGGCCTGGCCCGGCTGGTCGGCGCGGAGACCCGGCTCGACGTGCTGGTGAACTGCGCGGGCGTCAGCCACGACCGCGACGAGTACGACCTCGGCCGCTGGCAGCGGGTGATCGACATCAACCTGACCGCCACCATGGTGGCGTGCGAGGCGGCGCGGCCCGCGCTCGCCGCGGGCGGTGGCGAGATCGTCAACGTCTCGTCCATGTTCGCCTTCTTCGGCAGCAAGGACCGCCCGGCCTACAGCGCGAGCAAGGGAGGGATCTCCCAGCTCACCCGGTCGCTGGCCGCCGAGTACGCGCCCGAGGGCATCCGCGTGAACGCGGTCGCGCCCGGGTTCGTCGAGACCCAGCTCGCCCGGGGCCTGCTCGACGACGCCGAGGCCGCCGCCGAGGTGCTGGCCCGCATCCCGCTCGGCCGCTACGGCAGCCCCCGCGACGTGGCGACGACGATCGCCTTCCTGTGCTCGCCGGCGGCGGCGTACGTCACCGGAGCGATACTCACCGTGGACGGGGGTTACCTATCCGTTTGA
- a CDS encoding 2,3-butanediol dehydrogenase yields the protein MKAAVWYGARDVRVMDVDVPAPGPGEATIAVAYCGICGSDLHEYADGPHAIPVEEPHPESGATAPLVLGHEFCGTVTALGPGVTGLAVGDRVAVEPHYRCGTCPRCLNGEYNICRHFGFAGLMGDGGLAERTTVPAYMLHRLPDSVSLEQAAVFEPAAVALHAVRRAGVKGDETVAVVGLGPIGLLVVMLAARRGARRVIAADLSPERLALAGRLGATDLVDARDAAAVPGLIREAAGGEGVDVAFEVVGAEHTLRTCLDATRNGGRVMFLGLTHTVSIDAFALVNREQNILTSVGYRHAYPELIRLAQEGVDFTAIVSSIIALDDVVDKGFEALLRGEGQIKVLVRPGGAS from the coding sequence GTGAAGGCGGCGGTCTGGTACGGAGCACGGGACGTCCGCGTCATGGACGTGGACGTCCCCGCGCCGGGGCCCGGGGAGGCGACCATCGCCGTCGCCTACTGCGGGATCTGCGGCAGCGACCTGCACGAATACGCCGACGGGCCGCACGCGATCCCGGTGGAAGAACCACACCCGGAATCCGGCGCGACCGCGCCCCTGGTCCTCGGCCACGAGTTCTGCGGCACGGTCACCGCGCTGGGACCGGGGGTGACCGGCCTCGCGGTCGGGGACCGGGTCGCCGTCGAGCCGCACTACCGGTGCGGCACGTGCCCGAGGTGCCTGAACGGCGAGTACAACATCTGCCGCCACTTCGGCTTCGCGGGCCTGATGGGCGACGGAGGGCTGGCGGAACGGACCACCGTCCCCGCGTACATGCTGCACCGGCTGCCCGACTCGGTCTCGCTGGAGCAGGCGGCCGTGTTCGAGCCCGCGGCCGTCGCGCTGCACGCGGTGCGGCGGGCCGGGGTCAAGGGGGACGAGACCGTCGCGGTCGTCGGCCTCGGACCGATCGGCCTGCTCGTCGTGATGCTGGCGGCGCGGCGCGGCGCGCGGCGCGTGATCGCGGCGGACCTCTCCCCCGAACGGCTCGCCCTGGCCGGACGGCTCGGCGCCACCGACCTCGTGGACGCCCGCGACGCCGCCGCGGTGCCCGGCCTGATCCGCGAGGCGGCGGGCGGCGAGGGCGTGGACGTCGCGTTCGAGGTGGTCGGCGCGGAGCACACCCTGCGCACCTGCCTGGACGCGACCAGGAACGGCGGCCGCGTGATGTTCCTCGGCCTCACCCACACCGTGAGCATCGACGCGTTCGCCCTGGTGAACCGCGAGCAGAACATCCTCACCAGCGTGGGGTACCGGCACGCGTACCCGGAGCTGATCCGGCTCGCCCAGGAAGGCGTGGACTTCACCGCGATCGTGTCGTCGATCATCGCGCTGGACGACGTGGTGGACAAGGGGTTCGAGGCGCTGCTGCGCGGCGAAGGCCAGATCAAGGTGCTCGTGCGGCCGGGAGGCGCGTCATGA
- a CDS encoding MFS transporter has protein sequence MTDISTPTPAALENESRRYENRLLVILFVAFGFVFFDRQALAFLAPYIDKDFGLSNAELGTLSGVLALTWALAGMVAGRLSDKLGRRKPILIVAVLLFSVFSSVSGLMGGFVGLLAARALMGVAEGAVLPMAQSLMVETSREHRRGLNMGLVQGSSAGLLGGILAPIVVVWVAEATSWRTAFFVTILPGLIIAAVIMKYVREKPPLVRTAAIEATEAAPAQPKPALKDVLKQRNVLICMLIACFYLTWFITLITFTPKFLTDEKGFAPGTMSGVMTCLGVAWVLWGFATPGISDRIGRKAALIGFTSLAVLCPIFLVYVDNPVLLGALMIVSYTGLGCFTLFMATIPAETVPPGALATALGVIMGVGELAGGFIGPMVSGWASDQWGLQTAMFIASGGALVVVVLSFALKETAPAVVRKRLAAREAV, from the coding sequence ATGACCGACATCTCGACGCCCACGCCGGCGGCCCTGGAGAACGAGTCGCGGCGGTACGAGAACCGTCTCCTCGTCATCCTGTTCGTGGCCTTCGGCTTCGTCTTCTTCGACCGGCAGGCGCTGGCGTTCCTCGCGCCGTACATCGACAAGGACTTCGGCCTGTCGAACGCCGAGCTCGGCACCCTGTCCGGCGTGCTGGCGCTGACGTGGGCGCTGGCCGGCATGGTGGCCGGGCGCCTGTCCGACAAGCTCGGCCGCCGCAAGCCGATCCTCATCGTCGCCGTACTGCTGTTCTCGGTGTTCTCGTCGGTCTCCGGCCTGATGGGGGGTTTCGTCGGCCTGCTAGCCGCGCGGGCTCTCATGGGCGTGGCCGAGGGAGCGGTGCTGCCGATGGCGCAGTCGCTCATGGTGGAGACCTCGCGTGAGCACCGCCGCGGCCTGAACATGGGCCTGGTGCAGGGCTCGTCCGCCGGCCTGCTCGGCGGCATCCTCGCGCCGATCGTGGTGGTGTGGGTGGCCGAGGCGACCAGCTGGAGGACCGCCTTCTTCGTCACGATCCTTCCCGGCCTCATCATCGCCGCGGTGATCATGAAGTACGTCCGCGAGAAGCCGCCGCTGGTCAGGACCGCGGCGATCGAGGCGACCGAGGCGGCGCCGGCCCAGCCGAAGCCCGCCCTGAAGGACGTGCTGAAGCAGCGGAACGTCCTGATCTGCATGCTGATCGCCTGCTTCTACCTGACGTGGTTCATCACGCTGATCACCTTCACGCCCAAGTTCCTCACCGACGAGAAGGGCTTCGCGCCCGGCACGATGAGCGGCGTCATGACGTGCCTCGGCGTCGCGTGGGTGCTCTGGGGCTTCGCCACCCCGGGCATCTCCGACCGGATCGGCCGCAAGGCCGCGCTGATCGGCTTCACCTCGCTGGCGGTGCTCTGCCCGATCTTCCTCGTCTACGTGGACAACCCGGTCCTGCTCGGCGCGCTCATGATCGTCTCGTACACCGGGCTCGGCTGCTTCACCCTGTTCATGGCCACGATCCCGGCCGAGACCGTGCCGCCGGGGGCGCTGGCCACCGCGCTCGGCGTGATCATGGGCGTGGGCGAGCTCGCCGGAGGCTTCATCGGCCCGATGGTCTCCGGGTGGGCGTCCGACCAGTGGGGCCTGCAGACCGCGATGTTCATCGCCTCCGGCGGAGCGCTGGTGGTGGTCGTGCTCTCCTTCGCCCTGAAGGAGACCGCCCCCGCCGTCGTCCGCAAGCGGCTCGCCGCGAGGGAGGCCGTGTGA
- a CDS encoding 2,4'-dihydroxyacetophenone dioxygenase family protein — MPENPGSEFWKNLKPIENSQKPDALPEVYLSKVATDDDRYYVPFTETVGSRPLWINVKDNSWADILRAKEAGLVNRHYHPHEVFAYTISGKWGYLERDWTATAGDFIYEAPGEGHTLVAYDSGEPMKTFFIVKGPLIWLDENGETEGVFDVHDYIAMCRAHYEKVGIGADYVNSLFR, encoded by the coding sequence GTGCCGGAAAACCCGGGCTCGGAGTTCTGGAAGAACCTCAAGCCGATTGAGAATTCCCAGAAGCCTGACGCGCTTCCCGAAGTGTACCTTTCCAAGGTCGCCACGGACGATGACCGCTACTACGTGCCGTTCACCGAGACGGTCGGGTCGCGTCCGCTGTGGATCAATGTGAAGGACAACAGCTGGGCCGACATCCTTCGCGCGAAGGAGGCCGGGCTGGTCAACCGCCACTACCACCCGCACGAGGTCTTCGCCTACACGATCTCGGGCAAGTGGGGGTACCTGGAGCGGGACTGGACGGCCACGGCCGGCGACTTCATCTACGAGGCCCCGGGCGAGGGGCACACTCTCGTGGCCTATGACAGCGGCGAGCCGATGAAGACCTTCTTCATCGTCAAGGGCCCGCTGATCTGGCTGGACGAGAACGGGGAGACCGAGGGCGTCTTCGACGTGCACGACTACATCGCGATGTGCCGCGCGCACTACGAGAAGGTCGGCATCGGCGCGGACTACGTCAACTCTCTCTTCCGTTAG
- a CDS encoding ATP-binding protein → MSTGTPVTVESFLHKVWDGSPPNKARDLVHQSISRLRKPLNGAEEGVRLERSSGGYVLETDLRNIDYHRFRSMRAQARAVADADEAVRLYKEAAGLWRGEPLAGLPGAWAASTRRKLEEELLHGAVDRIQLEIAQAVTADLLAELDDLVNRFPFDEKLIELLMLALYRGGRGVDAILAFRRARRRLVANFSTEPGPALQTLFQRILQGDPELLPEEARPTVRKSPNNLPRDTPTFTGRAAELGGMMIEQAREDAVTVIAIDGMPGVGKTALAVHLAHQLAGDHPDGLLFLDLHAHDARRERMDPAAALDRLLRDLGVSPIPEGLEERTTAWRTQLAHRRMLIVLDDAAGHDQIRPLLPGAPGCLVLITSRKRLAGLDGVRSLSLDALSPEDAVTLFTRIVEPQRAGRAEDVATVVRLCGYLPLAIALVGNRYRHRPAWTVADLVELLERTDRLLGEIWAEDRRVSAAFELSFRDLDAYQRQAFRRLGLHPGVDLTPSSAAALLASSRAAAERILDALLDHHLIMEPRRGRYTFHSLIREYALGLSDRAPEAETTATIRRALDHFLYTADAADRMLYPFRGRAPIGMPSSLGVRPSIRSATEGHAWMDAELENLLLVARYAADNGWWQHAATLAHVLSRHLYLWAHWAVATRLHTRAVTMWREMGDRQAMARALADLTAVRRRTGHYEEALRSAAEALEIQRAAHDDRAVADLLDEHGLAHGFRSELDVAFGYHQQALELWQKNDDRHGEAGTLNYLAKIDFERGDYAKAAERLDTALALYREVGDPRGEQMTLNNTAHLDERRGDYMAALRHYEEAESVDPMVSPPNRATLLNNVAEIYQRLDRHAEALEQYRRALTAYHDIGDRQSEARVLNNIGTCLAHIGKDREALISYQKALHIAVEISARGDEVQALRNIGAVHHRANRYEIAVSYYEKALEHAQAIGDIYQEARTLDDLGVTLACVGERAKAEASFRQALDYYEQLRVPEAGTLRRRLGPQGDVAES, encoded by the coding sequence ATGTCGACGGGAACGCCCGTCACCGTGGAGTCGTTCCTCCACAAGGTCTGGGACGGCTCGCCGCCCAACAAGGCGCGCGATCTGGTGCACCAGTCGATCTCACGGCTGAGGAAACCGCTGAACGGCGCCGAGGAAGGCGTGCGGCTCGAGCGCTCCTCCGGCGGCTACGTGCTCGAAACCGACCTGCGCAACATCGACTACCACCGATTCCGCTCAATGCGCGCACAGGCGCGTGCCGTGGCCGACGCCGACGAGGCCGTCCGCCTGTACAAAGAGGCGGCGGGTCTGTGGCGGGGAGAACCGCTCGCCGGACTGCCCGGCGCATGGGCCGCGAGCACCCGTAGGAAACTCGAAGAGGAACTGCTGCACGGCGCGGTGGATCGGATCCAGCTCGAAATCGCGCAGGCCGTGACGGCAGATCTCCTGGCCGAGCTCGACGATCTCGTGAACCGTTTTCCCTTCGACGAGAAACTGATCGAGCTGCTGATGCTCGCGCTGTACCGCGGCGGCCGGGGGGTCGACGCCATCCTCGCCTTCCGCCGGGCGCGCCGGCGCCTGGTCGCGAACTTCAGCACCGAACCCGGGCCCGCGCTCCAGACGCTGTTCCAGCGCATCCTTCAAGGTGATCCGGAACTGCTGCCGGAGGAGGCCCGGCCCACTGTCCGCAAGAGCCCCAACAACCTTCCCCGTGACACCCCCACGTTCACCGGCAGGGCCGCCGAACTGGGCGGCATGATGATCGAGCAGGCCCGCGAGGACGCCGTGACCGTCATCGCCATCGACGGCATGCCCGGAGTCGGCAAGACGGCGCTGGCCGTGCACCTGGCGCACCAGCTCGCCGGCGACCACCCCGACGGGCTGCTCTTCCTCGACCTGCACGCCCACGACGCCCGGCGCGAGCGGATGGACCCCGCGGCCGCGCTCGACCGGCTGCTGCGCGACCTCGGCGTCTCCCCCATCCCCGAGGGACTGGAGGAACGCACGACGGCCTGGCGCACCCAGCTCGCCCACCGCAGGATGCTCATCGTCCTGGACGACGCCGCCGGGCACGACCAGATCAGGCCGCTTCTGCCCGGAGCGCCCGGCTGCCTGGTGCTGATCACCAGCAGGAAGCGCCTCGCCGGGCTGGACGGCGTGCGGTCGCTGTCCCTGGACGCCCTGTCGCCCGAGGACGCGGTCACGCTGTTCACCCGCATCGTCGAACCCCAGCGCGCGGGCCGCGCCGAGGACGTCGCCACGGTCGTGCGATTATGCGGCTACCTGCCTCTGGCGATCGCGCTGGTGGGAAACCGGTACCGTCACCGGCCCGCGTGGACCGTCGCAGACCTGGTGGAGCTGCTCGAAAGAACCGACCGCCTGCTCGGGGAGATCTGGGCCGAGGACCGCAGGGTGTCGGCTGCCTTCGAGCTCTCCTTCCGGGACCTGGACGCCTACCAGCGGCAGGCTTTCCGCAGGCTCGGCCTGCACCCGGGAGTGGACCTGACCCCGTCGTCCGCCGCGGCGCTGCTGGCGTCGAGCCGGGCGGCGGCGGAGAGGATCCTCGACGCCCTGCTCGATCACCATCTCATCATGGAGCCCCGGCGCGGGCGCTACACGTTCCACTCGCTCATCCGCGAGTACGCCCTCGGCCTCTCCGACCGCGCGCCGGAGGCCGAGACGACCGCGACGATCCGGCGCGCCCTCGACCACTTCCTGTACACGGCCGACGCCGCCGACCGCATGCTCTATCCCTTCCGCGGGCGCGCTCCCATCGGAATGCCGTCCAGCCTCGGCGTCCGGCCCTCGATCAGGTCGGCCACCGAGGGCCACGCCTGGATGGACGCCGAACTGGAGAACCTGCTGCTCGTCGCCCGCTACGCCGCCGACAACGGCTGGTGGCAACACGCCGCCACCCTCGCCCACGTCCTGAGCCGGCATCTCTACCTGTGGGCGCACTGGGCAGTGGCGACCCGGCTCCACACCCGCGCCGTGACCATGTGGCGCGAGATGGGAGACCGACAGGCGATGGCGCGCGCCCTGGCGGATCTGACCGCAGTACGCCGGCGAACCGGCCACTACGAAGAGGCGCTGCGCTCGGCGGCCGAGGCACTGGAGATCCAGCGTGCCGCCCATGACGACCGGGCGGTCGCCGATCTCCTCGACGAGCACGGGCTCGCGCACGGGTTCCGCTCGGAGCTCGATGTCGCCTTCGGCTACCACCAGCAGGCGCTGGAGCTGTGGCAGAAGAACGACGACCGCCACGGTGAAGCCGGCACTCTCAACTACCTGGCGAAGATTGATTTCGAGCGCGGCGACTACGCGAAGGCGGCTGAGCGCCTGGACACGGCCCTGGCGCTGTACCGCGAGGTCGGCGACCCACGCGGCGAGCAGATGACCCTCAACAACACCGCCCACCTTGACGAGCGGCGCGGCGACTACATGGCGGCGCTGCGCCACTACGAGGAGGCCGAATCGGTCGATCCGATGGTGAGCCCTCCCAACAGGGCCACGCTGCTGAACAACGTCGCGGAGATCTACCAGCGTCTCGACCGGCACGCCGAGGCGCTCGAACAGTATCGCCGGGCGCTGACGGCCTACCACGACATCGGCGACCGGCAGTCGGAGGCACGCGTCCTCAACAACATCGGCACCTGTCTCGCACACATCGGCAAGGACCGCGAGGCGCTCATCAGTTACCAGAAGGCCCTGCACATCGCGGTCGAGATATCCGCACGCGGGGACGAGGTGCAGGCTCTGCGCAATATCGGTGCGGTACATCACCGTGCAAACCGGTACGAAATCGCCGTCTCGTATTACGAAAAGGCCTTGGAGCATGCTCAGGCCATCGGCGATATCTATCAGGAGGCACGCACGCTCGACGACCTGGGCGTGACCCTGGCATGCGTCGGCGAGCGGGCCAAGGCGGAGGCCTCTTTCCGTCAGGCGCTCGATTACTACGAGCAGTTGCGCGTTCCCGAGGCCGGCACGCTCCGGAGGCGACTCGGCCCACAAGGTGACGTTGCCGAATCGTGA
- a CDS encoding carbohydrate kinase family protein, whose product MTGRIVVAGAVSLYMSVGIREFPVGYAPTWSPRWLVTGVSGAAGHIARAMKALGDEVRLCGVIGCDLAGGAIASDLAREGLLGPGVVRGPESSTGLVLVAPDGRRMGFPHLAPVNQVVYPWDVLASQAEDADLLVLTNARFVRELVPHAGRLGVPIAVDVHLISDVADAYNRPWLENADVIFCSHECLPVPPARWVADVFARYPRCRIVGVGLGAGGALAGTRDGSLIRVEAVAPNGVVNTSGAGDALFSGFLHVWRATGDPVRALRAAVVHAGWKIGHRAPAAASLSRGELTRLGEAHAPPTTVGRWDGQVSPSRTSRSFTGPTSAPRAESRRNASS is encoded by the coding sequence ATGACCGGCAGGATCGTCGTCGCCGGGGCCGTCAGCCTGTACATGTCGGTCGGCATCCGCGAGTTCCCGGTCGGGTACGCCCCCACCTGGTCGCCGCGCTGGCTCGTCACCGGCGTGTCGGGGGCGGCCGGCCACATCGCACGGGCCATGAAGGCCCTCGGCGACGAAGTGCGCCTGTGTGGCGTGATCGGCTGCGACCTGGCCGGCGGCGCGATAGCGTCCGACCTCGCCCGGGAGGGCCTGCTCGGCCCGGGCGTCGTCCGGGGGCCGGAGTCGTCCACCGGCTTGGTGCTGGTCGCGCCGGACGGACGGCGCATGGGCTTCCCGCACCTGGCCCCGGTGAACCAGGTCGTCTACCCATGGGACGTCCTCGCGTCCCAGGCGGAGGACGCCGACCTGCTGGTCCTCACGAACGCCCGGTTCGTCCGCGAGCTGGTGCCTCACGCCGGTCGGCTCGGCGTTCCCATCGCGGTGGACGTCCATCTGATCTCGGACGTCGCCGACGCCTACAACCGGCCGTGGCTGGAGAACGCTGATGTGATCTTCTGCAGCCACGAGTGCCTTCCGGTGCCGCCCGCCCGCTGGGTGGCGGACGTGTTCGCACGCTACCCGCGCTGCCGGATCGTCGGCGTGGGGCTCGGAGCCGGCGGCGCGCTCGCGGGCACGCGAGACGGATCCCTGATCAGGGTCGAGGCCGTCGCCCCGAACGGGGTCGTCAACACCTCGGGCGCGGGCGACGCGCTCTTCTCCGGCTTCCTGCACGTGTGGCGTGCCACGGGCGACCCCGTGCGCGCGCTGCGGGCGGCGGTCGTCCACGCGGGGTGGAAGATCGGGCACCGGGCGCCGGCGGCGGCGTCGCTGAGCCGCGGGGAGCTGACACGGCTCGGTGAGGCGCACGCGCCGCCGACGACCGTCGGGCGCTGGGACGGTCAGGTCTCGCCCAGCCGCACCAGCCGCTCCTTCACCGGCCCGACGTCCGCGCCGCGTGCGGAGAGCAGGCGCAATGCCTCCTCGTAG
- a CDS encoding ATP-binding protein, with product MNAESRGEDRKVAAQVNELSGTVHGPAVQARDVHGDIHLHHATPPLPKPNQLPATGVLVGRTTALSRLDAIRTRLEESGVPAVAVVSGPAGIGKSAVVLHWAHRERAAFPDGRLFADLQGHAADAPVQPAEVLGRFIRAFGIMPERIPGGLAERSALYQSLVSERRLLVVLDDAVSAAQVSPLLPASAGSVAVVTSRMRLGGLLARGAQAVRLDRLGADAALELLEKTVGDDRVRDEPGAARELVQLCAGLPLALCVAAARLATRPNRPLTDMVEALTNERQRLSALSMEDDMTIRAALMLSYGTLSPSEAARVYRLLGLFPGATIDARAAAAMANLSRAEIRRLLDVLVDANLLDDAPGGAVRMHELTRLHAREMAEEHDTDADRAEAVRRVLDWYLHTAAAASRTVMPYRRVTYDAIVHVPAEQVAFDGSAAALDWLERELPNLRTAVRTASERGLFPTAWQLVEALWPLFLYRGLHAERLEIDQMGLAAARDGANPRAEAKMLNRTGLALRALGRLDEAAVHFRGAVDIWRREGDAQRIAGGHRRLGLLELDRGRVAEAVALFEEALDGYRRTGEQRRAARTLGDLGDALTRQGRTREAVARLTEARRLLVPESDPYNQARMLILLGRARVGEPEAAGLLDEGLREMRRIGSDAGEALALEALGDLAARERRLEDARTFYEEALRLLSARGADVGPVKERLVRLGET from the coding sequence ATGAACGCCGAGTCCCGCGGGGAGGACCGGAAGGTCGCGGCCCAGGTCAACGAGCTGAGCGGCACGGTGCACGGCCCGGCCGTCCAGGCGCGCGACGTCCACGGCGACATCCACCTGCACCACGCCACACCCCCTCTGCCCAAGCCGAACCAGCTCCCCGCCACCGGCGTCCTGGTCGGCAGGACCACCGCGCTGTCCCGGCTGGACGCGATCCGTACCCGGCTGGAGGAGAGCGGCGTCCCCGCCGTCGCGGTGGTGAGCGGGCCCGCGGGAATCGGCAAGTCGGCCGTGGTCCTGCACTGGGCCCACCGCGAACGGGCCGCGTTCCCCGACGGCCGGCTCTTCGCCGACCTGCAAGGGCACGCCGCCGACGCGCCCGTGCAGCCCGCAGAGGTCCTCGGCCGCTTCATCCGCGCGTTCGGGATCATGCCGGAGCGGATCCCGGGCGGGCTTGCGGAACGTTCCGCGCTCTACCAGTCCCTGGTCAGCGAGCGCCGCCTGCTCGTGGTGCTGGACGACGCCGTCTCCGCCGCGCAGGTGAGCCCGCTGCTCCCGGCCTCGGCGGGCAGCGTCGCGGTGGTGACGAGCCGGATGCGGCTCGGCGGCCTCCTCGCGCGCGGAGCCCAGGCCGTGCGGCTCGACCGGCTCGGCGCCGACGCGGCCCTGGAACTGCTGGAGAAGACCGTGGGCGACGACCGCGTGCGCGACGAACCGGGCGCCGCGCGCGAGCTCGTGCAGCTGTGCGCCGGGCTGCCGCTCGCCCTGTGCGTCGCCGCCGCCCGGCTGGCCACCCGGCCGAATCGGCCGCTGACGGACATGGTGGAGGCTCTCACCAACGAGCGGCAGCGCCTCAGCGCGCTGTCGATGGAGGATGACATGACGATCCGCGCGGCTCTGATGCTGTCGTACGGAACGCTGTCCCCGTCCGAGGCGGCCCGGGTCTACCGGCTGCTCGGGCTCTTCCCCGGCGCGACGATCGACGCGCGGGCCGCCGCCGCGATGGCGAACCTGTCGCGGGCCGAGATCCGGCGGCTGCTCGACGTGCTGGTGGACGCCAACCTGCTCGACGACGCGCCGGGCGGCGCCGTCCGCATGCACGAGCTGACCCGGCTGCACGCCCGTGAGATGGCCGAGGAACACGACACGGACGCCGACCGCGCGGAGGCGGTGCGACGGGTGCTGGACTGGTACCTGCACACCGCGGCCGCGGCGAGCCGGACGGTGATGCCGTACCGCCGCGTCACCTACGACGCGATCGTCCACGTCCCCGCCGAGCAGGTCGCGTTCGACGGCTCCGCGGCGGCGCTCGACTGGCTGGAGCGGGAGCTTCCCAACCTCAGGACCGCCGTGCGGACCGCGAGCGAGCGGGGCCTGTTCCCCACCGCGTGGCAACTCGTCGAGGCCCTGTGGCCGCTGTTCCTCTACCGGGGTCTCCACGCGGAACGGCTGGAGATCGACCAGATGGGGCTGGCCGCGGCCCGCGACGGCGCGAACCCTCGCGCGGAGGCGAAGATGCTGAACCGGACCGGCCTGGCCCTGCGGGCTCTGGGCCGGCTCGACGAGGCGGCGGTCCACTTTCGCGGTGCCGTGGACATCTGGCGCCGTGAGGGGGACGCCCAGCGGATCGCCGGTGGCCACCGCAGGCTCGGCCTGCTCGAACTGGACCGTGGCCGGGTCGCCGAGGCCGTCGCCCTCTTCGAGGAGGCCCTCGACGGCTACCGCCGGACGGGTGAGCAGCGGCGGGCCGCGCGCACCCTCGGAGACCTCGGGGACGCGCTGACCCGCCAGGGCCGGACCCGGGAGGCCGTCGCGCGCCTGACGGAGGCGCGGCGGCTCCTCGTGCCCGAGTCCGACCCCTATAACCAGGCGCGGATGCTCATTCTCCTGGGCAGGGCCCGCGTCGGTGAGCCGGAGGCGGCCGGCCTGCTGGACGAGGGACTGCGCGAGATGCGGCGTATCGGCTCGGACGCGGGCGAGGCCCTGGCTCTGGAGGCGCTCGGAGACCTGGCCGCCCGTGAGCGGCGCCTCGAAGACGCGCGGACCTTCTACGAGGAGGCATTGCGCCTGCTCTCCGCACGCGGCGCGGACGTCGGGCCGGTGAAGGAGCGGCTGGTGCGGCTGGGCGAGACCTGA